In one window of Erythrolamprus reginae isolate rEryReg1 chromosome 1, rEryReg1.hap1, whole genome shotgun sequence DNA:
- the LOC139159243 gene encoding lamina-associated polypeptide 2-like, translating to MEDKPSGEQSSSPVVSKEKAKGKDKERSKSSQSPASVASLKEAEKRIKPLEKKLEAALHPSPLPVPLAQRQAATPDPMTPQSAFGHMGPLQEGDWSPEGQFMTLPQAPSPALSWTRPEPSGPPRRSSQAPSATFTPTAAGLRSQTGSWQHIPPDLQGMFANVYAQGVNAVAGQHTNRPQTQARNLWPVPPPSGLGSLSEDPDLGEDSDKEYEFSEDENIPEQQPVVGLFKPALFRTLLFKAKQVMDLQGAAKTPEAETGKTSASLLREPQPESDHIPASHIFVEGVKKPWQHPAAAQGPSNLERKFYTFDEEVEKLLEFPPIDQPVVTLVSSALVPSETGESLKPEDRKAETLLRKTQQMAGWGFRAAAAASFFNRASIMWLQELQSRLGPEDARLRQDISKLQAAVEISADATLHAAKFASRGMATTLSSRRLLWLRNWPADLKSKWRLASAPLQGSMLFGDILDKVLIEDKDKRKVLLKSNRRQDRRFTPYTRRQNPRWDSSTGSGQAQRGFNQNQYSQQSFRSDRGSYQDRPRGFQQSRRPFRGGNQRGFRRSK from the coding sequence ATGGAGGACAAGCCCAGTGGCGAACAATCCAGCTCCCCAGTGGTGAGCAAGGAGAAGGCTAAGGGGAAGGATAAGGAAAGGTCAAAGTCCTCCCAGTCCCCTGCCTCGGTGGCCTCcttaaaagaggcagaaaagcgcATAAAGCCGCTGGAAAAGAAATTGGAGGCTGCATTACACCCCTCTCCCTTGCCAGTACCATTGGCTCAGAGGCAGGCAGCCACACCTGACCCTATGACTCCACAGTCAGCCTTTGGACACATGGGGCCTCTTCAAGAGGGTGACTGGTCTCCAGAGGGGCAATTCATGACATTGCCACAGGCCCCATCTCCAGCTTTGTCCTGGACCAGGCCTGAACCTTCAGGACCTCCAAGGCGGAGTTCCCAGGCACCTTCAGCTACGTTTACCCCTACGGCGGCAGGGCTGAGATCCCAGACGGGTTCATGGCAACACATACCTCCAGATCTGCAGGGGATGTTTGCGAATGTTTATGCTCAAGGAGTGAATGCCGTGGCAGGTCAGCACACGAACCGTCCACAGACTCAGGCAAGAAACCTTTGGCCAGTACCACCCCCCTCGGGATTGGGGTCTCTATCGGAGGATCCAGATTTGGGTGAGGACAGTGACAAGGAGTATGAGttctcagaggatgagaacaTCCCAGAGCAGCAGCCAGTGGTTGGCCTGTTTAAACCTGCACTGTTTCGGACCCTACTTTTCAAAGCAAAGCAGGTGATGGACCTGCAGGGAGCTGCAAAAACACCTGAAGCAGAGACCGGCAAGACATCAGCTTCCCTGCTAAGggaaccccaacccgagtctGACCACATCCCAGCCTCGCACATTTTTGTTGAGGGAGTTAAAAAGCCTTGGCAACACCCCGCAGCGGCCCAGGGGCCTTCGAATTTGGAACGTAAGTTTTACACAttcgatgaggaggtggaaaaacttctggagtttccccccattgaccAGCCGGTAGTCACGCTGGTCTCGAGTGCCCTGGTGCCGTCAGAGACGGGAGAAAGTTTGAAACCAGAGGACAGGAAAGCGGAAACCCTATTGCGCAAGACCCAGCAGATGGCGGGCTGGGGTTTCAGGGCGGCTGCCGCGGCCTCATTTTTCAACAGGGCCTCTATCATGTGGCTCCAGGAACTACAGTCACGCCTCGGCCCAGAGGACGCCAGACTTCGCCAAGATATAAGCAAGTTGCAGGCCGCAGTCGAGATTTCCGCTGACGCTACCCTACATGCGGCTAAGTTCGCCAGTAGAGGCATGGCCACTACGCTGTCGTCACGCCGTCTATTGTGGCTAAGGAATTGGCCAGCAGACTTAAAATCGAAATGGCGCTTAGCATCAGCCCCGCTGCAGGGATCAATGCTCTTTGGAGACATTCTGGAtaaggtcctcattgaggacaaggacaagaggaaagtCCTACTCAAGTCTAATAGACGCCAGGACCGTCGCTTTACTCCCTACACAAGGCGTCAGAACCCACGTTGGGATTCTTCCACCGGATCGGGGCAGGCGCAGAGAGGCTTTAACCAGAACCAATATTCCCAACAATCGTTCAGGAGTGATCGCGGATCCTATCAGGATCGGCCAAGAGGTTTTCAGCAAtccaggcggccctttcggggaGGCAACCAGAGGGGATTCCGTCGTTCCAAATGA